Below is a window of Mucilaginibacter sp. PAMC 26640 DNA.
GCATTTAGCTCGCCTGAAGCTTTAGAAGCTTCCTTTGCCTGCGCCTCAATCTGCCGGGCCTTGTCTCCCTGCTCTTTTATCTTGGTAGCTTCGTAGGCAGAATATGTAGCGTCTAACCCTGTAGTAACGTTAGTTCTCGATGCATCCAAACTTCTGGTAATATTTTTAAACGAGTCCAGTAAACTATCCGGCACATTTAGAGCGATAAGGCCCAAAAGTACCAGGTAAAGTATACCTATCATCCGCTGTCTTGGGGTTTCTTTACCTCCGGCCATGCTCTGTATGTATTCTAATTTCCTGTTTGATTAAATAATACTCATTAACCCCGTGGCTGGTTCATTGCTGTAAGCATGTTACCGTAAACCGAGTTAAGTGAAGCAAGGTTTTTAGCTAAACGACCAACCTCATCTTTAAACTGCCTTGAATCATCAAGCGACTCGTTAAAGTTATTCATGGTTGACGATAGGTTTTTGTAGAAACTGTTCATCGCTTTTAAATGCGCGCTTGAATCCTGCAATTCAAGTTCGTAAACCCCATTCAATTGCGTAAGATTGGTAGCCAGTCTAGTTACCTGTTCATGATAAGTCTTAGAATCGATATTGGTATTTGCCATATCGCTTAAGTTAGCTGATGCTTTATCAAATGCTAAACTTAAGCTATCGTAACTTGCAGTTGCAGATTTCACTTTATTAGTAAAGGCAATGGTCGCGTCACCTGCATCGGTAACCCTTGATATTGCATTGACTTTATCGCCAAAGCTTCTTAATCCTTCTCCGAGACTGCTGATCAATTCCGGGCCAATTTTGGCTTCGGTCATCATTTTATCCAGGGCAGCTGTATTTGAATAATTGTTACCAATTGCAACCGGCTTTACCGACGATTTCGGCAATTCACCTGAAAAGCTTTCATCCAATTCCGGATATACACGGATCCAGTCAATATCTTTCTCTTCTCTTTGGAACCCTAATATGAAAAACAGGATTGCTTCAGCAATTAAACCAATAGAGATAAAAGTACCGCCATATGGCCAGTGCTGTATTTTAAACAATAAGCCAACAATAACGATAGTAGCTCCCCAAGACACCACATTGCTTATACCGTAAGGTTTTTTCTTCCCAGCCATAAATTTTAGTAAGTATTAATTTTTATAAGTAGATGTAATTTGATTAACGTTTGTCCCTGATATCGCGGCCCAGATAGTGGGTTACGCAACGGAAGCCGATGTAAGATTTTGCAGTGTCCTGATATTCGTAGGTACGGGTTGAATTCTGCAGGAAATAACCGATGTCTTTCCATGAACCGCCACGAACCACTTTTCTTTTCAATACCGCAGGGTCGTTTGGTTTAGCCTCATAATTGAATGTTGGCGCCAAATCATGCACAAATGTAGAAGCAGATTCATCATAGGCAGACATGGTCCATTCGGCGACGTTGCCCGCCATATTGTACAAGCCAAAATCATTTGGAAAATAAGATCTTACATTAACGGTGTACGCACCACCATCGTCGGTATAGTTACCCCGGCCTGGTTTAAAGTTGGCCATAAGGCAACCTTTTGCATTTTTAATATACGGGCCGCCCCATGGGTAGTCGGTACCAATCCTGCCACCACGGGCAGCATATTCAAATTCAGCCTCATTAGGCAAATCATATGGCAAGTTCGGATCAAGGCCATGTGCGTGTTTAGCAGCTTCGCTTAAGCGGGTGCGCCAAACCGTAAATGCTCTTGCCTGGCGCCAGGTAACACCTACCACCGGGTAATTACGATAAGCCGGGTGAGAAAAATAACCTTCAACCATTGGCTCATTTGCTGCGTATGAAAAATCGCTTAACCAAACCAGTGTATCCGGGTAAACGGGAACCGTATCTCTAAGTATAAAGTCCGAACGTTTTTTTGTTTTGTCGTTATGATAGTTAGCTGCATCGCGCAACACAACCAAAGCATAGTTGTATTTTAACATCCGAACGTCAATCTCGTTGCGATCAAATATTCTATCATCTCCCTGGTAATAAAGCCCCTGTAATTTCTGTGAGTTAGCACCGGCGTTTTTACCTTTGCTGCTGAAAATAGGGTTTTGCCTGGCGTAGTTCCAGTTGATATATTTTTTGCCGCTCGGGTCAGCAGGTGCGCCTTTGCGTGGTTGCAAATAGTATTTTTGATCGTTAAGATAGCTGCTAATGGCAATCGAATCCCGTACCCAGAATACGAATTGTTTGTATTTAGTATTGGATAGCTCTGTTTCATCCATGAAGAATGGCGGTACAGAAGCTTGCTTGGTTTGTGCGGTTTGCGCAAAGGTTACATCCTGATCGGTTTGCCCCATCATAAAAGTGCCGCCTTTTATATAAACCATGTTTAATGGAGTAGTGGCCCTAAATGCTCGTTGGCGCACACCTACAACTTCACCATTACCAGCGCCACCGGTACTGCAGCCTGCTATAAGCGACCCCGCTAAAATTAGAATCAGAAAGTATACTTGCTTCATTTTTATTCAAAAATCATTATACGCCATCAATTTACCTGCCAATAACGCATCACCGAATATATTAATTATCCTTGACTCAAAGACAAAAAATGTTTTCTAAACTAAAACCCCCTTTACCAATATCAGATGGGGCAATTTATTACCAAAACGCCAAAAACGCTTATTTATGCGTTTAATTGACATTTTATACGTATCTGGTGTTTAAAAGTTACGGCATACACACGTATGCAGTTCAATTATTTGTTTACTTGTTTAACATATTGGTCAATTGCCATCGTCATAGATGGGGCAGCGGGGGTTGGCGCAGGGATATCCAAAATTAAACCAGCCTGCAATACAGCTTTGTGCGTAGTTGCTCCAAATGCTGCAATACGGGTATTATTTTGCTTAAAATCGGGGAAGTTTTGGTAAAGCGATTGAATACTTGATGGGCTGAAAAAAGCGATAACATCATAAAACACCTCTGCCAAATCGCTCAAGTCACTGCACACTGTTCGGAATAATACCGCAGGAGTAAAGTTGTAGCCATTGTCCAGCAAAAACTTTTGGGTTTCTTCAGCAGCAACATCCGAACAAGGGTATAAGAATTTCTCATTCGAGTGCTTCTTTAACACTTCGGCCAGATCTGCAGCAGTCTGCTTACCGAAAAATATTTTACGCTTTCGGTATTGAATATACTTTTGTAGATACAGGGCGATGGTTTCTGATAAGCAGAAATACTTCATTTCTACGGGCACATCAAAACGCATCTCCTCGCAAATGCGGAAAAAATGATCGGCGGAGTTACGGCTCGTAAAAATAACAGCGGTAAAATCGCCCAGATTGATCTTCTTTTTACGGAAATCTTTAGCTGGTACCCCTTCAACATGAATGAAAGACCTAAAGTCAATTTTCAAGTTAAGTTTCTTAGCCAGTTCAGCGTAAGGATTCTTATCGTTCTCGGGCTTCGGTAATGTAACTAATATACTTTTAACCTTTTTCTTTCTATCTTCCAATGCTTTGCTTTGTAAAACTATCTACTTAAATCCAATGTTTAGGGCCTTTATCAAAATTAAAATTGGGCAAATTTCGAGGGCACAAAGATAGATAAATAAATAAAATTTATGAAATTGAAAATTTGATACAATATATACACTGCTTCTGAGATATTGCCAGACGAAAATTATCAAAGCCAGCAATAGTGTCACTGCAAGCAGATAAGGGATAAATTTTTCTGCAATAAGACTGAAACATAATGCTACGGGCAAAAAAACAAACGTTAGATTAAAATAGGTTAATGATAGCGCGTTTATATATTCACCTACCAGCTTATTTAAATCAAAAACAAATCCTAAAAACTTAAGTACCAGAAATTTGGTGGCAAACAAGCCAATGATCACAAAAGACAGCGTGATGAAAAGCTGGATACCACTTATTGTATAGTAAACTTTATAATACCCGGTGGTGAGTAAATACAAAAACAAACCAAAGGTAAAGCCGAATAACAGGAACAAGCCTATGAACGTCCAGGTATTGATCGGGCTATCTTCCTTACCTGCCTGCCCTACGGCTCGCTTATTGTAAAATGCAAGAAAAACATTACTCATGTCCTTAGAAGAGTATAAGTTCAGCGCCGCAATAAACAATAGTAAAATTATAATTACAGCTATCACCCATGGATCTCTTGCCGGCCGAATATGCCCATATCCCCGGATGCTATTTTTTTCAGCGGCGGGTGCTTGCAAATGGAGATAGTGATCACCCTTGTAAGCATTGCTTTTTAAAATGCTATCTACAAAAAGATTGGTGCGGTTGGTATCAGGCTTAACCACGTAAACCATGGAGAGAGAATCTGATATGGTTTTTTCCTCATTTGCTATCGCATTAGCTACTGAATCCAGCACAGTCATAGGCCGTTTGTACCGCGTAAAGTGCCTGGTGGTATCAGCTGTGCCGGCAGTGCTATCCTGCTGCGCAAAAGCAGCAGAACAAATGATAACCATTGAAAAAACTAGAAGAATTATCAGGCGCATTAATACCAAACCGTTGTTAGAAGTGCAAATTTACCTTAATAATTGGACCTTATGCAAAGTATGTGTTAAATGATGGTACAAATTGCTATGGCACGCCGCCATTCTAAGCTCTTCTTGATACGCATTTAAGCTAGAGCTGCATTGTGCGGTTATTTTAACACCGAAATTGCGACGTGTACCGTTACCGGAATTGTTGTTGCGCCTGTAAGTAAGCTTTTGAATACCTTAATTCAACAAGCTGCTTCTCGAATCTGTGTTATTTCCATACTGTTAAGCTAAAGATACTTCAAATGTTTAAACGATTTTACCTGATAAATACAAATGTCGTAATCTAATACTTCAATAGGCTAAAATCATTTATACGGAAATCATAAATCTTATTTGCTAAATTTAAAGTAATAGCGAGTATGGTTTGAGCCACTACCCTCGCCGGGACACTTGCAACCAAGTGAAAAACATTGGGTATGGATATGTTACATCAGCAACACTTTACATGCATCCGTTATACGGCCGTTATCTAACAATTGCTTGGCTTTTAAATGCAGACGTAAAATACGAGCTTGGCTATCGAGGGTGCCATCAAGCAGATTTTTCACTTCATCAGTGGTACTAAAGGCTTCTACTTCCTCAACAGACGGTAGCGTTTTAACAAGCCCCAATAACCCCAAATTATTTCCGGTTAACACGCTGGAGTTTTTAACCTCTTTAGGGAATGCATCTACGCCGATACCCATTCCGGCATAATTTATAGGTTTAGCAATTTTAAATAAATTATCGCCGGTTACCCTACAATACCAGTCACCGCCTAAACGAGCCACCAGGTCTATTTTATGAGGGTCAATTTTGCCATCAGCATCCAAAATCTCTTCGTTGATATGAATCCGTTTCACCTCAGCAATAACTAAATTACCGGCGCCTCCGTTTTCGCCTAACGAGATCACATCATTTACCACACATTCCAACTGAACGGAAGATTCCGCTACCCTGGGTGGCCTTATCGTCTCCGAAGCCAATGCCGTAAAACCTGCTTTCGAGAACTCGTTAACACCTTTTGGGTAATCTGTACTGGTTAAATAGGTTTGTTGAACCATATCATAGTTCACAATATTAATCACACATTCGGGTACTTCCAAAACGTTTTCAAGCGTATGTTTAATGGTGTTATCCCTTGCCCTGCTTGTTGGCGAAAAAACGCAAATTGGCGGATTGATACTAAACACATTGAAAAAACTAAACGGACTTAAATTAACTTCACCGTTTTTATTAATGGTGGATGCAAAACATATGGGACGGGGTGCAATGGCATAATGCAAATAGCCCTGCATTTCTGCCGGTGTTAAGGTTGAAGCATCAATAGTTTTTAAACCCATTGAAATTTTGATTATGTTGAGTTAAGGATCAGGAAAACACACAAAGCGGATGGTTCTGCTCGCAAAATGGTTGACAACTTTTTTAACATTTATCAAATCTTGTGCTGCGTGATAAAATTACAGAAACTTTTACAGACGTAAATCAAGAAATGACTGAATCACTAGTTATACACTTGCAAGTGCTTTGCATTGCACATCAATTAACCGTAAGCGAAAAAACTTCCGGACGAAAAGACAACAGTATTAAATTTTAAAAAAAACTTTGAAGGTGCATCCGTTACCAGGATTCGATTTTACCTCGATTTTACCCCCGGATGCATTTACAATCTTGCGGGTAAGGTAGAGTCCAACCCCTGTACCTTCCGTATCTGTATCAATCCGTTTATATTTTTTAAAAATATTTTCGATCTCATTTTTAACCACACCGATGCCGTTATCGGTAACCGTTAATACGATAAACTGGTCTTTCTTTTCTGTTTTAATACTGATCTCGGGCAAGCGACCGCGCGAACTGAACTTGAGCGCATTGGTTATTAAATTGAGCATCACGCTTCTCAGATTCTTTTTCGCGAACCGTACTTCCTTTTTACGGAAGTCAATATGGAACACAGCTTTGGTCGCCTTAATCTTTTCTGAAAGCGTTTCTCTAATCTCCTCTAAAAGTGCCGGAAAGCTTTCCAGTGTATCTTCGGATTCTTCCGATTCCAAGTGCCCCACCCTTGCCAGGTCGCTGATGACGGCTTTAAAGTTGGTTACGGCTTTGTTCATCATTCCTGATAGCTCCATCACTTCCGGATCTTTGGTATCCAGCTTCTTATTAAGTATGGTCAGCAGCGATTCGATGTTCACGATAGGTGCGTTCAAGTCGTGTGAAGCGCCGAAAACAAAGTTATTCAGGTCAGCATTAATTCGGAGCAGGCTTTTATTGCTATTATTCAGGCTGCGGTTACTGATATCCAGTTCACGCAGCAGCTTTTTCAGTTCAGTTATATCATAGAAACTGATGATGGCACCCTCCGCTTTTTTGCTGTTGTTTTTCAGATAAGGCATCGTCATCACCTGGTAGACTTTGCCGTCAGTCGCTTCCGCTTCGCGGGTAATGGATTCCTCATCATGAATTACTTTTTGTACATCATCTATGAGGGTTTCAAATTTGATATTGGTTGTGATGTTGCTGAGCGGACGGCCAATATCCCCTTCCCGTATGTTGATGTGCTTTACCGCACCTGGGGAATATCTTTTAAGCAGGAGTTCACGATCAACAAATAATTGGCCGTTGATATTGCTACGAAAGTAATTATTCAGATCGTCATTAAGATCTGTCAATTCATTTATGGTCAACTTGTGATCTTTATTGACGCTTTGCAGCTCCTCATTCACCGATTGCAGTTCTTCGTTGGTACTTTGCATTTCTTCGTTGGTTGATTGCATTTCCTCGTTCGCTGATTGAAGCTCTTCGTTAAAAGATTGCATGCTCTCGTTAAATGAAGCGATTCGCTCATGCGCTATCGTTACGGTATGTTTCAGTTGTGCTACTTCTTCTTCCAGGCTGCTGATATGCTCCAATGTCACCTCGCTAACATCATCTATATATACCACATTTTTATCAACTATCGCAGAATCGCTATCTGCAAACAATACCAGCAGCAGTTTTTCATCTGACCCGGTTGGATAAAACGGACTGAGAACGATATTAATTAACTTGCTTTTTTCCTTTCCGTCGCTGTCGAAAATAAGTTGATCAAGCATAATTCTTTTTTCCATCTTTAAGGCCTTGTGAGCGCCGGCTTTAAAAATGGTGGAAAGGTGCGCGGGTAACAGGTCAGTAAGGTTATGCGTAAAATTAACATTTTTCAGATAAGCCTTCGTGTTGCCGAATGACTGTACGACTGTTAAGTTTTCATCCGTACAAACGCCGTTGAATTCAACTTCTTTCAATAAGGCAGAATTAACCTGATCAAATAGTTTATTCTTTAAAACCGGAACGAGCAGCTTTTTGCTGAGTTCTATCTCCGTTGCCTTGATTTCCCCGATGTTGTGATCGGTAAAGGCATCAAAACGGATCGCACGGACTGGTTTAACGC
It encodes the following:
- a CDS encoding gliding motility protein GldL; protein product: MAGKKKPYGISNVVSWGATIVIVGLLFKIQHWPYGGTFISIGLIAEAILFFILGFQREEKDIDWIRVYPELDESFSGELPKSSVKPVAIGNNYSNTAALDKMMTEAKIGPELISSLGEGLRSFGDKVNAISRVTDAGDATIAFTNKVKSATASYDSLSLAFDKASANLSDMANTNIDSKTYHEQVTRLATNLTQLNGVYELELQDSSAHLKAMNSFYKNLSSTMNNFNESLDDSRQFKDEVGRLAKNLASLNSVYGNMLTAMNQPRG
- a CDS encoding gliding motility-associated lipoprotein → MKQVYFLILILAGSLIAGCSTGGAGNGEVVGVRQRAFRATTPLNMVYIKGGTFMMGQTDQDVTFAQTAQTKQASVPPFFMDETELSNTKYKQFVFWVRDSIAISSYLNDQKYYLQPRKGAPADPSGKKYINWNYARQNPIFSSKGKNAGANSQKLQGLYYQGDDRIFDRNEIDVRMLKYNYALVVLRDAANYHNDKTKKRSDFILRDTVPVYPDTLVWLSDFSYAANEPMVEGYFSHPAYRNYPVVGVTWRQARAFTVWRTRLSEAAKHAHGLDPNLPYDLPNEAEFEYAARGGRIGTDYPWGGPYIKNAKGCLMANFKPGRGNYTDDGGAYTVNVRSYFPNDFGLYNMAGNVAEWTMSAYDESASTFVHDLAPTFNYEAKPNDPAVLKRKVVRGGSWKDIGYFLQNSTRTYEYQDTAKSYIGFRCVTHYLGRDIRDKR
- a CDS encoding uroporphyrinogen-III synthase is translated as MVLQSKALEDRKKKVKSILVTLPKPENDKNPYAELAKKLNLKIDFRSFIHVEGVPAKDFRKKKINLGDFTAVIFTSRNSADHFFRICEEMRFDVPVEMKYFCLSETIALYLQKYIQYRKRKIFFGKQTAADLAEVLKKHSNEKFLYPCSDVAAEETQKFLLDNGYNFTPAVLFRTVCSDLSDLAEVFYDVIAFFSPSSIQSLYQNFPDFKQNNTRIAAFGATTHKAVLQAGLILDIPAPTPAAPSMTMAIDQYVKQVNK
- a CDS encoding flavin reductase, whose amino-acid sequence is MGLKTIDASTLTPAEMQGYLHYAIAPRPICFASTINKNGEVNLSPFSFFNVFSINPPICVFSPTSRARDNTIKHTLENVLEVPECVINIVNYDMVQQTYLTSTDYPKGVNEFSKAGFTALASETIRPPRVAESSVQLECVVNDVISLGENGGAGNLVIAEVKRIHINEEILDADGKIDPHKIDLVARLGGDWYCRVTGDNLFKIAKPINYAGMGIGVDAFPKEVKNSSVLTGNNLGLLGLVKTLPSVEEVEAFSTTDEVKNLLDGTLDSQARILRLHLKAKQLLDNGRITDACKVLLM
- a CDS encoding chemotaxis protein CheR, with the protein product MTKLADQQYVIAIGASSGGLEAISAFFDYTPLDSVSYILIQHLAADFKSQMVQVLERHSKLKVIEAVENVDIKANTVYLIPSSKFMSVKEGRLILLDKKDQPRPHMTIDYFFNSLAQERGNKAIGIILSGTGDDGSRGIEAIKNAGGKVLIQDPATAGFRSMPEAAIATGCADRILSPEAMPQIIEDYVQDGIMELLTEQPSEYISEEELGKVLALVKGHLPLDFSDYKRPTIIRRIKRRMVTHNFSKIDKYYQFLKGNTAEITLLANDFMISVTSFFRDPEAFRIIEEIVIPDIIERNQSDILKIWVAGCATGEEAYSMAILIKEYLNKYPKNIEVKIFASDISKAALDTASRGLYPESIIEMVSNERLQQFFTREEAGYKVKHEIRKMLIFAQHDLTKNPPYCNIDLISCRNLLIYLNADLQQKVFAMLHFGLKEGGCLFLGPSESASVIKDGFSDINGKWNILKSVKPVRAIRFDAFTDHNIGEIKATEIELSKKLLVPVLKNKLFDQVNSALLKEVEFNGVCTDENLTVVQSFGNTKAYLKNVNFTHNLTDLLPAHLSTIFKAGAHKALKMEKRIMLDQLIFDSDGKEKSKLINIVLSPFYPTGSDEKLLLVLFADSDSAIVDKNVVYIDDVSEVTLEHISSLEEEVAQLKHTVTIAHERIASFNESMQSFNEELQSANEEMQSTNEEMQSTNEELQSVNEELQSVNKDHKLTINELTDLNDDLNNYFRSNINGQLFVDRELLLKRYSPGAVKHINIREGDIGRPLSNITTNIKFETLIDDVQKVIHDEESITREAEATDGKVYQVMTMPYLKNNSKKAEGAIISFYDITELKKLLRELDISNRSLNNSNKSLLRINADLNNFVFGASHDLNAPIVNIESLLTILNKKLDTKDPEVMELSGMMNKAVTNFKAVISDLARVGHLESEESEDTLESFPALLEEIRETLSEKIKATKAVFHIDFRKKEVRFAKKNLRSVMLNLITNALKFSSRGRLPEISIKTEKKDQFIVLTVTDNGIGVVKNEIENIFKKYKRIDTDTEGTGVGLYLTRKIVNASGGKIEVKSNPGNGCTFKVFFKI